GTACACCAGCATGTGCATCAATTGCACCAACTGCGACAGCCGTTCCCTTTTTTAAGCCTACTAAATTAGCAAACTCTTCTGTTAATTCACCTGCTTTTGTACCAAGGGAAACTACATCCCCTCGAAGCTTTGTCTCATAGAGATCAGAAAGATCTGGGTGCAAAGCATTTAAAAATTCTTGTGATACATATCCTTTTTGTTTATGCCAAGTTCCTTTATATCCGGCAGCACAACTATTTCGCACCACATTTCCTGTCATTTGTGCAGTAACCCAATCTGCAGCTTCCAAAAATAGATATGTAGCTTCATAAACGTCTGGAGCTTCATCTAATACCTGCCAAACTTTTGGGATAGCCCATTCTGAAGAGATTTTCCCACCATAACGCTTTAACCACTCTTCACCTCTTTGTTCCGCAAGTTGATTCATTTTTGTTGCTTCATCTTGGGCAGCATGGTGTTTCCAAAGCTTTACCCAAGAATGTGGATTATAGTTCCACTCTTCTTTTGTACAAAGAGGAACTAAATCTTGATCTACTGGAAGGATTGTACATGCAGTAAAGTCAATACCTACTCCAATTACATCTTCAGCTCTTACTCCAGATTGATTAAGAATGTTAGGGATTGATTCTTTTAATACAAGCAGATAATCGTCTGGGTGTTGCAAAGCAAAATCATTTGGTAATTTTTCTAACGAATTAGGAAGCTTCTCATCAATTACCCCATGTGGATAAGGAGTAGTGTGTTTCGCCACTACTACTCCCGACTTGATATCAACAAGAACAGCTCTTCCCGATTCTGTTCCATAATCAACCCCAATTGTATATTTTGACTGTCCCAATTTACATCCCTCACCTTTGGTATAGTTAATTGCTAATAACCACTTCTATCCCCTGATTTTCAATTGATTTTACAAGAGCGTCTTCTATCCCATTGTCCGTAATGATTCTATGGATTTTTTCTAAAGGTGCAGTTTGTATTAGTGCTTTTACATTTAACTTACTACTATCGACCAGTAAATTCACTTGACCGGCAATTGAAAGTAACTTCCTTTTAAACATTGCTTGCTGCTCATGACTTTCACTAATACCCCAATTCACATCAAATCCCTTACACGATAGAAATAATTTTCCGATATGAAGGCCTTCTATTGAATTTTCAGCTGAATGGCCAAAAAACGCGTGATGGTCTGCATTATAGTAACCTCCTGTACAAAGCACAGAGACATCTTGCTTTTGACCTAACTCTTGAACGACAAAGAATCCATTTGTGAGAACAGAAACCTTTTTATCACCAATATTTTTTGCTAACTCAAGACAGGTTGAACTCGAGTCCAATGCGATAATATCCCGATCATTAACATAATTAGCAGCCATTTGACCAATCTTTATTTTTTGCTCAATGTTTTTGACCGTTCGTTCTAAAA
This genomic stretch from Metabacillus sp. B2-18 harbors:
- a CDS encoding ribulokinase, which codes for MGQSKYTIGVDYGTESGRAVLVDIKSGVVVAKHTTPYPHGVIDEKLPNSLEKLPNDFALQHPDDYLLVLKESIPNILNQSGVRAEDVIGVGIDFTACTILPVDQDLVPLCTKEEWNYNPHSWVKLWKHHAAQDEATKMNQLAEQRGEEWLKRYGGKISSEWAIPKVWQVLDEAPDVYEATYLFLEAADWVTAQMTGNVVRNSCAAGYKGTWHKQKGYVSQEFLNALHPDLSDLYETKLRGDVVSLGTKAGELTEEFANLVGLKKGTAVAVGAIDAHAGVPGAGVATPGRMVMVMGTSTCHMLISEKEVLVDGISGVVEDGIIPGFYGYEAGQAAVGDIFAWFVENSVPTSVMEEAKECGISIHQLLEKKADTFIPGQSGLLALDWHNGNRTPLVDTELSGLIVGQTLLTKPEEIYRALIEATAFGTRLIIDTLKSQGVDIHELVACGGLPHRNRMLMQIYADVTNMEIKISDTTLTPAIGSAMFGAVVAGTERGGYSTITEAASSMARLKEESFVPNPNHVKIYDEMYKEYLNLYDYFGRGKNNIMKKLKQLKAQVLN
- a CDS encoding DeoR/GlpR family DNA-binding transcription regulator — translated: MKKVVSQEGLLGMNRKKEILKLLTNSGAVRVAQLSKVFGVTEETIRRDLEKLEAEGQLKRVHGGAVPLSESSIELPFLERTVKNIEQKIKIGQMAANYVNDRDIIALDSSSTCLELAKNIGDKKVSVLTNGFFVVQELGQKQDVSVLCTGGYYNADHHAFFGHSAENSIEGLHIGKLFLSCKGFDVNWGISESHEQQAMFKRKLLSIAGQVNLLVDSSKLNVKALIQTAPLEKIHRIITDNGIEDALVKSIENQGIEVVISN